A stretch of Lactuca sativa cultivar Salinas chromosome 6, Lsat_Salinas_v11, whole genome shotgun sequence DNA encodes these proteins:
- the LOC111905368 gene encoding apyrase 2 gives MLKRSRQPQYNESLSDKVHRYRGAILVISIPLLLISFVLFLMPAARTPSDGVLPANRKFSPNYVLQTDPSSTRYAVIFDAGSSGSRVHVFCFDKNLDLVHIGKELELFEQLKPGLSAFASDPKAAADSLLPLLQKAEVAVPANKRQNTPVKVGATAGLRQLGVDASERILQSVKDFLKVKSNLKSSDDWVTVLDGTQEGAYQWVTINYLLKRLGQKYSHTVGVVDLGGGSVQMAYAISEEDAAKAPRISNGEDKYVKEMFLMGTKYYLYVHSYLKYGLLAARAEILGVNKDSENPCILAGYNGVYSYAGTEYKVSSASSGSNMNKCREEALKALKSNDSTCTHMKCTFNGVWNGGGGDGQKNLFVASFFFDRAAEAGFVDASKPVAKVRAADFEEAAKRACETTFEDGKSTYPHVEPSNLPYLCMDLVYQYTLLVNGFDLDPWQEITLVKKVEYQNSLVEAAWPLGSAIEAVSAVA, from the exons ATGCTAAAACGCAGCCGTCAACCGCAGTACAATGAGTCCCTCTCCGACAAAGTTCATCGCTACCGCGGGGCCATTTTGGTCATTTCGATACCTCTCCTCCTCATCTCATTCGTTTTGTTTCTGATGCCTGCTGCACGCACTCCCAGTGATGGTGTTTTGCCTGCAAACCGCAAGTTTTCGCCAAATTACGTGCTACAAACGGATCCGTCATCGACTAGATATGCCGTGATTTTTGATGCCGGCAGTTCGGGGAGTAGAGTTCATGTCTTCTGTTTTGATAAGAatttggatcttgtacacattgGCAAAGAACTTGAGCTTTTTGAGCAG CTGAAACCAGGTCTGAGTGCATTTGCAAGCGACCCTAAAGCAGCTGCAGATTCCCTTCTGCCTCTTTTACAGAAAGCAGAAGTTGCTGTTCCAGCTAATAAGCGCCAAAATACACCAGTCAAAGTTGGG GCAACTGCAGGTCTGAGACAGTTGGGAGTTGATGCATCTGAAAGAATTTTACAATCT GTGAAagattttctgaaagttaagagcAACCTAAAGTCCAGTGATGATTGGGTAACTGTTCTTGATGGAACTCAAGAAGGTGCTTATCAATGG GTGACTATAAATTATCTATTGAAAAGATTAGGTCAGAAATATTCACACACTGTTGGGGTGGTTGATCTTGGTGGTGGATCAGTACAAATGGCATATGCTATTTCAGAGGAAGATGCTGCAAAGGCTCCAAGAATATCAAATGGAGAGGATAAATATGTAAAAGAAATGTTTCTCATGGGAACCAAATATTACCTTTATGTTCACAG TTACCTGAAGTATGGATTATTAGCTGCTCGAGCTGAGATTTTGGGTGTGAATAAAGATTCTGAAAATCCATGCATATTGGCTGGATATAATG GGGTTTACTCATATGCTGGAACTGAATACAAGGTTTCATCAGCTTCATCTGGTTCAAACATGAACAAATGCAGGGAAGAAGCATTAAAAGCTCTTAAAAGCAATGATTCAACTTGCACTCACATGAAATGCACTTTTAATGGTGTTTggaatggtggtggtggtgatggtcaAAAAAACCTTTTTGTGGCTTCTTTCTTTTTTGATCGTGCTGCTGAG gcTGGTTTTGTTGATGCAAGTAAACCGGTTGCCAAAGTAAGAGCAGCCGACTTTGAGGAGGCGGCTAAGAGGGCATGTGAAACAACATTCGAGGATGGGAAATCTACATATCCTCATGTGGAACCATCTAATTTACCTTATTTATGCATGGATCTTGTGTATCAGTATACCCTACTTGTGAATGGTTTTG ATTTGGATCCATGGCAAGAGATTACACTGGTGAAAAAGGTTGAGTACCAAAATTCATTGGTGGAAGCTGCTTGGCCTTTGGGGAGTGCAATTGAAGCAGTGTCGGCAGTTGCTTGA
- the LOC111905369 gene encoding aquaporin SIP1-1: MGLVKVAVGDGVLTFMWVFCASCLSAGTSIIAKAIGVQGIAKLLITISLVFILLFIFGIIGTALGGASFNPTGTAAFYAVGHGGDTLISAAVRFPAQAVGGVGGALAIVRCMPLEYKHMLGGPYLKVDIHTGAIVEGMLTFMSSILVLYIILRGPKSWLLKNWLLSASIVILAAFGRSYTGPSLNPANAFGWAYVNNHYNTRKHFIVYWVSPFIGAISAGWIFRYIFPPPSKQKVA, from the exons ATGGGGTTAGTCAAGGTGGCTGTCGGCGATGGTGTGTTGACTTTCATGTGGGTGTTCTGTGCTTCCTGCCTTAGCGCCGGAACTTCCATTATTGCCAAAGCTATCGGCGTTCAAGGAATAGCTAAACTGTTGATCACAATCTCACTCGTCTTCATCCTCTTGTTTATTTTCGGTATAATTGGAACTGCGTTAGGTGGcgctagttttaatcctactggTACTGCTGCCTTTTACGCCGTCGGCCACGGTGGTGACACTCTTATCTCCGCCGCAGTTCGTTTTCCTGCTCAG GCTGTTGGTGGAGTTGGTGGTGCGTTGGCGATTGTAAGATGCATGCCATTGGAGTACAAACACATGCTTGGAGGACCTTATCTGAAAGTTGATATTCATACGGGCGCCATTGTTGAAGGGATGTTGACATTCATGAGCTCCATTCTTGTCCTCTACATTATCCTTCGTGGCCCTAAGAGCTGGCTTTTGAAAAACTGGTTGCTTTCTGCTTCTATCGTGATACTCGCTGCTTTTGGTAGAAGCTACACAGGTCCTTCACTGAATCCTGCCAAT GCGTTTGGATGGGCATAtgtaaacaaccattacaataCCCGAAAACATTTTATTGTTTATTGGGTTTCTCCGTTCATAGGGGCAATATCGGCAGGGTGGATTTTCCGTTACATCTTTCCACCACCTTCAAAGCAAAAAGTTGCATGA